Proteins from a single region of Bdellovibrio bacteriovorus HD100:
- the fliF gene encoding flagellar basal-body MS-ring/collar protein FliF, which translates to MNKIFGGLVVQFREFFKNLGPTKRLSVIAVTVIAAVALFTMLFMASGKDYVPLFTNIPTEQVSTIVGKLNEKNVPFQLRDGGKTIAIPKELLHSTQMTLMSEIGSPKMGSIGLEIFDKQDFGMNSYAQKINYQRALQGELMRAINTLTAVKQSKVILALPNKKTFLEEGGQASASVVVELHQGKELTPEQVRGVRYLVANSVEGMDADKVTVLDERGKVLTRVADGTTGGSNELLDLKAKIEGDLEDRIEDILTKVVGHAKVVAKVDATLNHRVISSVEESVDPDKTAIRSQQSEEESLDGSRTNPAGVPGSRSNLPGAEDQGTVGFRQDVKKEIKTTNYDVPKTVRNIRESAGNLERVSVAVVVDGMMTTTTKADGTTETTWKPRSAEELRKYEDLVKNAIGFNTARGDSVKIENIQFQPEDFSEAEKILTTLERKKLIHALFKWALLGFSLALFFFIVVRPFMQWITDSFQDSVEEMLPRTIEELEELQSVDNTLPGMSTALPVLQESIDPEKAESELLKDRILSSMSRDEEKAANAFGMWLVRKDG; encoded by the coding sequence TTGAATAAGATTTTTGGTGGATTGGTTGTCCAGTTTCGCGAGTTCTTCAAAAACCTGGGTCCGACCAAAAGACTTTCAGTAATTGCGGTTACTGTAATTGCGGCGGTGGCACTTTTCACGATGCTGTTTATGGCTTCAGGGAAAGACTATGTGCCATTGTTCACAAACATTCCGACGGAGCAGGTTTCCACAATCGTTGGAAAGCTGAACGAAAAGAATGTGCCGTTCCAGCTGCGTGATGGCGGTAAGACAATCGCCATTCCAAAAGAACTGCTGCACTCAACCCAGATGACATTGATGTCCGAAATCGGTTCCCCGAAAATGGGCTCGATCGGTCTTGAGATCTTCGACAAGCAGGATTTCGGCATGAACTCCTATGCTCAGAAGATCAATTATCAGCGGGCCCTTCAGGGTGAGCTGATGCGTGCGATCAACACGCTGACAGCAGTGAAACAATCCAAAGTGATTCTGGCTTTGCCAAACAAAAAGACCTTCCTTGAAGAGGGCGGTCAGGCGTCAGCGTCTGTCGTGGTGGAATTGCACCAGGGTAAAGAGCTGACTCCGGAGCAAGTTCGCGGTGTTCGTTATCTGGTGGCGAACTCTGTTGAAGGCATGGACGCGGACAAAGTCACAGTCCTGGATGAGCGTGGTAAAGTTCTGACCCGCGTGGCTGACGGGACAACTGGTGGTTCCAATGAACTGCTGGATCTGAAAGCCAAAATTGAAGGCGACCTGGAAGACCGTATCGAAGACATCCTGACAAAGGTTGTTGGTCATGCCAAGGTTGTGGCGAAAGTGGATGCGACTCTGAATCACCGTGTGATTTCTTCTGTGGAAGAATCCGTGGATCCGGACAAAACAGCCATCCGTTCCCAGCAGTCTGAAGAGGAATCTTTGGACGGCTCCCGCACCAATCCAGCCGGTGTGCCGGGTTCCCGTTCCAATCTGCCGGGGGCAGAGGACCAGGGGACTGTGGGCTTCCGTCAGGATGTTAAAAAAGAAATCAAGACAACGAACTATGACGTGCCAAAAACCGTGCGTAATATCCGTGAATCCGCAGGGAATCTGGAGCGCGTGAGTGTGGCCGTGGTTGTTGACGGCATGATGACGACGACAACCAAAGCCGACGGCACCACCGAAACGACTTGGAAACCGCGCTCGGCTGAAGAGCTGCGCAAGTACGAGGATCTGGTTAAGAATGCGATCGGTTTCAATACCGCCCGTGGCGACAGTGTAAAAATTGAAAATATCCAGTTCCAGCCGGAAGACTTCTCTGAAGCAGAAAAGATCCTGACGACGCTGGAAAGAAAAAAGCTGATCCACGCGTTGTTCAAGTGGGCATTGCTGGGATTCAGCTTGGCGCTGTTCTTCTTCATCGTGGTGCGCCCGTTCATGCAGTGGATCACCGACAGCTTCCAGGATTCTGTTGAGGAAATGCTTCCTCGCACAATCGAAGAGCTGGAAGAGCTGCAGTCTGTGGATAACACCCTTCCGGGCATGTCCACCGCTTTGCCGGTCCTTCAGGAATCCATTGATCCTGAGAAGGCCGAATCTGAATTGCTGAAAGATCGTATCCTGTCATCAATGAGTCGTGACGAGGAAAAAGCAGCCAACGCCTTTGGCATGTGGCTGGTTAGGAAGGATGGCTAA
- the fliE gene encoding flagellar hook-basal body complex protein FliE — protein MEGFTVSNANRFLDNGIVRDSKSLSIENTPSTSSTSGTGKSFADTLKDAVGSVNEMQKASDKAMQNLATGKTDNVADVMIAAEKADIALKVMVQVRNKIIDAYQEVMKMQV, from the coding sequence ATGGAGGGTTTTACTGTATCAAATGCAAACAGGTTTCTCGATAATGGAATCGTCCGTGATTCCAAGTCATTAAGCATCGAGAACACCCCTTCAACGAGTTCGACATCCGGTACGGGTAAGAGCTTCGCCGACACCCTGAAAGACGCCGTAGGCAGCGTGAATGAAATGCAAAAGGCTTCAGATAAAGCCATGCAGAATCTCGCGACTGGCAAAACGGACAACGTGGCCGATGTGATGATCGCCGCGGAAAAAGCAGACATCGCCCTGAAGGTGATGGTGCAAGTGCGCAACAAGATTATTGATGCGTACCAAGAAGTTATGAAGATGCAGGTTTAG
- a CDS encoding tetratricopeptide repeat protein yields MNTLRNLIVAGCLFFGLASAQAAKVNGIINFQGDTVHMELSGQQNWDYDVKRLDKKGQVVVEMTVPALDESTIGSLSSFKSDFVTSVAVDRKGPDGKNVIQFTLSGEDIETFDYLTDQPSRLIMDFYVNPSAKPKKDGKAVAKKDTQIPTELPAKDVKPVAKAKTDKNRKPAADTLAIADQGVGFAANDSVKSGIFDGGDPDYSRFSVKDYEIKEEAMIRAKDNYYIPFPMLETPVSYWEKMKITPAIYQISPQSTEENKQARLLLTLFEKQRYGVYLKTQAWFKDKYPKSEYNEVIDFMTADVHLALWKEEGRMKDYDEAMQKYKEAVAKYPRSPLAERTSVKTGFLALEKGDALNSLRLFQEHIDNKNFSGKESVSKDLARLGMGLAFMKLNKWTDAIAQFDQVEKEAFNRDLKVEAAYRRGDVWVRGKNYAKAVDEYQKALKKYPEGQSSYPNAFFNQAESLFMMNKYPQSLDTYREFVKKFPSSNHSAFAMTRMGELLEIFGADKSRVMGAYLETYFRYGETPNAVIARLRLLSTRMKGMKPKEVNHAVEEIMSLAKKIDLPNIEQFATVMVADGYTHRGEHQKAVDLLSKYYKEHPTSVDVPLLTNRIVSNINDKLESEVNDGNFIKALKTHSQYADNWLKNSKRLDTKYNVGRAFEMAGVPVEAERYYKDVLNRIYAIRGTAEAKEIQVKEQIPSEDELNLRLSNVFTQEQKYNQAYDYLKNIKTPEKMDEQSQIERVNIAVRLLEKRGDNDSAVRYLGELLRTWKGQPQLVAEPYLKLAELQVKQSKPDEAIQSLEMIDKLQSDSGKISPVIHAKALEMMGDIYLSKKQQDLATGSYEKLLEKYEDNRPLSSIRYKLGQIYFKAGEIQKAAEVWNDFKGDKSGFWKNLAQEQLKNSEWRDDYKKYIKRIPAMSENEQGQ; encoded by the coding sequence GTGAACACTTTACGTAATTTGATTGTGGCAGGATGCCTGTTCTTTGGTCTAGCTTCAGCGCAAGCGGCGAAGGTCAATGGAATCATTAATTTTCAGGGCGACACTGTTCACATGGAACTGTCGGGCCAGCAAAATTGGGATTACGACGTCAAACGCCTTGATAAAAAAGGTCAGGTTGTCGTTGAAATGACCGTGCCGGCGTTGGATGAATCCACGATCGGTTCTCTTTCCTCCTTTAAAAGTGATTTTGTGACGTCGGTGGCTGTGGACCGCAAGGGTCCGGATGGCAAGAACGTGATTCAGTTCACCCTTTCTGGTGAAGACATCGAGACATTTGATTACCTGACGGATCAGCCTTCTCGGCTGATCATGGATTTCTATGTGAATCCATCTGCGAAGCCTAAAAAAGACGGCAAAGCAGTTGCCAAAAAAGACACACAAATTCCGACCGAGTTGCCGGCTAAAGATGTGAAACCTGTGGCGAAAGCTAAAACTGACAAGAACCGTAAGCCAGCGGCGGACACTTTGGCGATTGCAGATCAGGGCGTGGGCTTTGCCGCTAATGATTCAGTGAAATCCGGTATCTTTGACGGTGGCGATCCGGACTATTCCCGCTTCTCGGTCAAAGACTATGAGATCAAAGAAGAGGCGATGATCCGCGCCAAGGATAACTATTATATCCCGTTCCCGATGCTGGAAACTCCGGTCAGCTACTGGGAGAAAATGAAGATCACTCCGGCGATCTACCAGATTTCCCCGCAGTCCACGGAAGAAAACAAACAGGCTCGTTTGCTTTTGACGTTGTTTGAAAAGCAGCGCTATGGCGTTTACCTGAAAACTCAGGCCTGGTTCAAAGACAAATATCCAAAATCTGAATACAACGAAGTCATTGATTTCATGACCGCCGACGTTCACCTGGCCCTGTGGAAGGAAGAAGGCCGCATGAAAGACTATGACGAGGCGATGCAGAAATATAAAGAGGCAGTCGCTAAGTATCCGCGTTCTCCTTTGGCGGAAAGAACGTCAGTGAAGACGGGCTTCCTGGCTTTGGAAAAAGGCGATGCACTCAATTCCCTGCGTTTGTTCCAAGAACACATCGACAACAAAAACTTCTCGGGCAAAGAATCTGTTTCCAAGGATCTGGCGCGTCTGGGCATGGGTTTGGCTTTCATGAAGCTGAACAAATGGACAGATGCAATTGCCCAGTTTGATCAGGTTGAAAAAGAAGCTTTCAACCGTGATTTGAAAGTGGAAGCAGCCTACCGTCGTGGTGACGTGTGGGTGCGCGGCAAGAACTATGCAAAAGCGGTTGATGAATATCAGAAAGCTTTGAAGAAGTATCCAGAGGGACAAAGCTCTTACCCGAATGCCTTCTTCAATCAGGCGGAATCTTTGTTCATGATGAACAAGTATCCGCAAAGTCTGGACACCTATCGTGAATTCGTAAAAAAATTCCCAAGCAGCAACCATTCGGCATTTGCGATGACGCGCATGGGTGAGTTGCTTGAAATCTTCGGTGCCGACAAGTCCCGCGTGATGGGGGCTTACCTTGAAACGTACTTCCGTTATGGTGAAACTCCAAATGCAGTGATTGCGCGTTTGCGTCTTTTGAGCACGCGCATGAAAGGCATGAAGCCGAAGGAAGTAAACCACGCCGTTGAAGAAATCATGTCATTGGCTAAAAAGATTGATCTTCCGAACATCGAGCAGTTTGCAACTGTGATGGTGGCGGATGGTTACACTCACCGTGGTGAACACCAAAAAGCGGTGGATCTGCTTTCCAAATACTATAAAGAACATCCCACTTCTGTGGATGTTCCGCTGCTGACCAATCGTATTGTTTCCAACATCAATGACAAGCTGGAATCCGAAGTTAACGATGGCAACTTCATCAAGGCATTGAAAACCCACAGTCAATATGCTGACAACTGGCTGAAAAACTCCAAGCGTCTGGATACCAAATATAATGTCGGTCGTGCATTTGAGATGGCCGGGGTTCCGGTTGAAGCGGAAAGATACTACAAAGACGTTTTGAACCGTATTTATGCAATTCGTGGCACCGCGGAAGCCAAAGAAATTCAGGTGAAAGAGCAGATTCCTTCCGAGGACGAACTGAACCTGCGTCTTTCCAACGTGTTCACTCAGGAGCAAAAATACAATCAGGCTTATGACTATCTGAAAAACATCAAAACGCCGGAAAAAATGGACGAACAATCTCAGATTGAACGCGTGAACATCGCGGTTCGTCTGCTGGAAAAACGCGGGGACAATGATTCTGCGGTTCGTTACCTGGGCGAACTTTTGCGCACGTGGAAAGGTCAGCCGCAACTGGTGGCTGAACCTTATCTGAAACTGGCTGAACTTCAGGTGAAACAAAGCAAACCGGATGAAGCCATCCAGTCTTTGGAAATGATCGACAAATTGCAAAGTGATTCCGGCAAGATTTCCCCGGTGATCCACGCCAAGGCGCTGGAAATGATGGGTGATATCTATCTGAGTAAAAAACAGCAGGATCTGGCGACAGGTTCCTATGAAAAGCTGCTGGAAAAGTACGAAGACAATCGTCCGCTTTCCTCCATCCGTTACAAACTGGGTCAGATCTACTTCAAAGCAGGTGAGATCCAGAAAGCGGCCGAGGTCTGGAATGACTTCAAAGGTGACAAGAGCGGGTTCTGGAAGAATCTGGCTCAGGAGCAGTTGAAGAATTCAGAATGGCGTGACGATTACAAGAAATATATCAAAAGAATTCCAGCTATGTCTGAGAACGAGCAAGGCCAATAG
- the flgC gene encoding flagellar basal body rod protein FlgC, whose product MADFLTGMRISSSGMAAQRMRMNTIASNIANINTTQTPEGGPYRRKDVVFEAMPDAKNFGEIISSTDPAGSFQRVQVTDVISDRKAPLLKYEPDHPDANADGYVAYPNINLMEEMTNMIQASRSYEANVTAVQASKDMALSALEIGR is encoded by the coding sequence ATGGCTGATTTTTTGACGGGGATGAGAATCAGCAGCAGTGGTATGGCGGCGCAAAGAATGCGCATGAATACCATTGCCAGCAATATCGCCAACATTAACACGACCCAGACCCCCGAGGGTGGTCCGTATCGCCGTAAGGACGTGGTTTTCGAGGCGATGCCCGATGCCAAAAACTTTGGCGAGATCATTTCCTCGACGGATCCGGCAGGAAGTTTCCAGAGGGTCCAGGTCACTGATGTGATCTCGGATCGCAAGGCGCCGCTGCTCAAGTATGAACCGGACCATCCTGATGCAAATGCAGACGGATACGTGGCTTATCCGAATATCAATTTGATGGAAGAAATGACCAATATGATACAGGCGTCGCGTTCCTACGAGGCCAACGTGACAGCGGTTCAGGCGTCGAAGGATATGGCGCTTTCCGCGCTGGAAATAGGCAGGTAA
- a CDS encoding sigma 54-interacting transcriptional regulator, producing MSYFDFDALHIEDRRMHEVKQLSLQLASTQASLLLVGEAGVGKTSLARYIYTKSRSARLYCLDCKNAGGFDFSRVDGGTLLIEDLDCASVALQNDLMKLVERADGTRPRFISTSRRDLRALVKQEQFRQDLFYKLAVVHLELPRLEDRRQDFQNIVNFILEVSQIMHGKSGLRLTAEGFDRLNTWNWPGNIRELENVLERAVVLAKSSLIGPESIQFEAVVEDMDLDFAPGMSLSEVEKRLIIQTLELTAQNRTRAAQMLGISIRTLRNKLNEYKEAGVL from the coding sequence ATGTCGTACTTTGATTTTGATGCTCTACACATCGAAGATAGAAGAATGCACGAAGTGAAACAGCTGAGCTTGCAGTTGGCTTCAACGCAGGCAAGTTTGCTTCTGGTCGGTGAGGCCGGTGTGGGTAAAACAAGTCTGGCTCGTTACATTTACACCAAAAGCCGTTCAGCACGCCTGTACTGCCTGGATTGCAAAAACGCCGGTGGCTTTGACTTCTCGCGCGTGGATGGCGGTACTTTGCTGATTGAAGATCTGGATTGCGCTTCTGTGGCATTGCAAAATGACCTGATGAAGCTGGTGGAAAGAGCTGACGGCACGCGCCCTCGTTTCATTTCCACATCCCGTCGCGATCTGCGCGCGTTGGTGAAGCAGGAACAATTCCGTCAGGATCTGTTCTATAAGCTGGCGGTTGTTCATCTGGAACTGCCGCGCCTGGAAGACCGTCGTCAGGACTTCCAGAACATTGTGAATTTTATTCTGGAAGTGTCCCAGATCATGCACGGCAAGTCGGGCTTGCGTTTGACGGCGGAAGGTTTCGACCGCCTGAACACCTGGAACTGGCCGGGCAACATCCGTGAACTTGAAAATGTGCTGGAAAGAGCCGTGGTTCTTGCAAAATCTTCACTGATTGGGCCTGAATCCATCCAGTTTGAGGCTGTGGTCGAGGATATGGACCTGGATTTTGCCCCGGGCATGTCCCTTTCTGAGGTCGAGAAGCGTCTAATTATTCAGACTCTGGAGCTGACCGCCCAGAACCGCACCCGTGCGGCGCAAATGCTTGGAATCAGTATTCGTACCTTGAGAAACAAACTTAATGAGTACAAGGAAGCAGGTGTTTTATGA
- the flgB gene encoding flagellar basal body rod protein FlgB, whose product MSNIFDKTTNALATSLSMRQLRHNVTSSNIANAETPGYHAKKMDFEGALQRALDLDGANSLSTSNPEHFAVGGISVSKTRPDIYDDPEGAVNNDGNTVDVEKEMSALSENAIMYKAALQLINKKMAALKYAATEGR is encoded by the coding sequence ATGAGTAATATCTTCGATAAAACAACCAACGCGCTGGCGACCTCACTGAGCATGAGGCAGCTCCGTCACAATGTGACCTCCTCGAATATCGCCAATGCCGAGACTCCGGGTTATCACGCCAAGAAAATGGACTTCGAAGGCGCTTTGCAAAGAGCGCTGGATCTGGATGGCGCAAACTCCCTGAGCACGAGCAATCCGGAACACTTCGCGGTGGGCGGCATCTCGGTCAGCAAAACCCGCCCGGATATCTATGATGATCCGGAAGGGGCTGTGAACAACGACGGAAACACCGTCGATGTGGAAAAAGAAATGTCGGCGTTGTCAGAGAACGCGATCATGTACAAAGCGGCTCTGCAACTGATCAACAAGAAAATGGCGGCACTGAAGTATGCCGCAACCGAAGGGCGGTAA